In Sphingomonas sp. R1, a single genomic region encodes these proteins:
- the ptsP gene encoding phosphoenolpyruvate--protein phosphotransferase, whose translation MAGWLMPLEEVPDPVFAQRMLGDGVAIDPTEGCLYAPCDGEVTVLQPTGHAITLRAGDGVELLMHIGIDTVQLAGAGFDPQVKVGDQVRAGDVLIRFDLDAVVCGAPSVVTPVLVIGQDGLLLGGKHGGGMVAPGEPIFTLRRETAASEAPVMAPGETAVREVVVPLAHGIHARPAAKLREVLVPFAAKVTIAKGGQSADARSPVRLMTLGIKLGDTIRIIAEGGRAEEAAATLAALIESGMGEKADPATAPAPVLPPVVASVTGEPGLLGGVTAAPGLAIGTARFFRLPELSIDPVGKGASLERARLEDGIAKVGRAIDADLAHAAGPMRAILSAHRTMLDDPDMIETARQAILDGASAGQAWRLALRPQADLLRASGDAHLAERADDMVDLERRVVSAIEGLEDAPLIFPPDTILLADDLLPSQVTGLDPAQVRGFATVRGGPTSHVAILAASLGIPALVATGPSLRTIEEGTTLILDAGAGTLRVAPSEDQRVEAQARVDARVASLAAARAAAAAPARLADGTRIDVFANLGSVGDAERAVAAGAEGSGLLRTEFLFLDRETPPSVAEQTAEYQAIADALQGRPLIIRLLDIGGDKPAPYLPIAAEENPALGLRGIRVGLAHPHVLEDQLRAILGVRPIGIAKIMLPMIASVGELRAVRAVLDRLRGELGIGERVELGIMVETPAAAATADLLAAEADFLSIGTNDLTQYTLAMDRGNPAVASGIDGLHPAVLRLIADTCRGAAARSRWVGVCGGLASDPLAVPILVGLGVTELSATVSVVPEVKALLATLTLERARAHATAALACATAADVRRLAREFTA comes from the coding sequence ATGGCCGGCTGGCTGATGCCGCTGGAGGAGGTTCCCGATCCGGTCTTCGCACAGCGCATGCTGGGCGACGGCGTCGCCATCGACCCGACGGAGGGCTGTCTCTACGCGCCGTGCGACGGCGAAGTGACGGTACTGCAGCCCACCGGCCACGCGATCACGCTGCGCGCCGGCGATGGCGTGGAGTTGCTGATGCATATCGGCATCGACACGGTGCAACTGGCCGGCGCCGGGTTCGATCCGCAGGTGAAGGTGGGCGATCAGGTGCGCGCGGGCGATGTGCTGATCCGCTTCGATCTCGACGCGGTTGTATGCGGCGCGCCCTCGGTGGTGACCCCGGTCCTGGTGATCGGCCAGGATGGACTGTTGCTCGGCGGCAAGCACGGCGGCGGCATGGTCGCGCCGGGTGAGCCGATCTTCACCCTCCGGCGGGAAACGGCTGCGTCTGAAGCGCCGGTCATGGCCCCGGGCGAGACCGCCGTCCGCGAGGTGGTCGTACCGCTGGCGCACGGCATCCACGCCCGCCCCGCCGCGAAGCTTCGCGAGGTGCTGGTGCCCTTCGCCGCCAAGGTGACGATCGCCAAGGGCGGCCAGAGCGCGGACGCGCGCAGCCCGGTCCGGCTGATGACGCTCGGCATCAAGCTGGGCGATACCATCCGCATCATCGCCGAGGGCGGTCGCGCCGAAGAAGCTGCGGCAACGCTGGCCGCACTGATCGAGAGCGGCATGGGCGAGAAGGCCGATCCGGCGACCGCGCCGGCGCCAGTCCTCCCTCCCGTCGTCGCGTCGGTCACCGGCGAGCCCGGCCTGCTGGGCGGCGTGACCGCCGCACCGGGCCTCGCGATCGGCACCGCTCGCTTCTTCCGCCTCCCCGAGCTCAGCATCGATCCCGTGGGCAAGGGCGCCAGCCTGGAGCGGGCCCGTCTTGAGGACGGCATCGCCAAGGTCGGCCGCGCGATCGATGCGGATCTCGCCCACGCCGCCGGCCCGATGCGCGCGATCCTGTCGGCGCATCGCACGATGCTCGACGACCCGGACATGATCGAAACCGCACGACAGGCGATCCTCGACGGTGCCAGCGCCGGCCAGGCGTGGCGGCTCGCGCTGCGTCCGCAGGCGGATCTGCTGCGCGCCAGCGGCGACGCGCATCTCGCCGAGCGCGCCGACGACATGGTCGATCTGGAGCGCCGTGTCGTGTCCGCCATCGAAGGGCTGGAGGATGCACCTCTGATATTCCCGCCGGACACGATCCTGCTCGCCGACGATCTGCTGCCGTCGCAGGTCACCGGGCTCGATCCGGCGCAGGTGCGCGGCTTCGCCACCGTACGCGGTGGCCCGACCTCGCATGTCGCGATCCTCGCCGCGAGCCTCGGCATTCCCGCGCTCGTCGCAACGGGTCCGTCGCTGCGAACGATCGAGGAAGGCACAACGCTGATCCTCGACGCCGGTGCGGGCACCCTCCGCGTGGCGCCGAGCGAAGACCAGCGCGTCGAAGCTCAGGCGCGCGTTGATGCGCGCGTCGCGTCACTTGCAGCGGCCCGCGCGGCCGCCGCGGCGCCGGCGAGGCTCGCCGACGGCACCCGCATCGACGTTTTCGCCAATCTCGGCTCGGTGGGCGACGCCGAGCGCGCCGTGGCCGCGGGTGCGGAGGGTAGCGGCCTGCTGCGCACCGAATTCCTGTTCCTCGATCGCGAGACGCCCCCGAGCGTCGCCGAACAGACCGCCGAATATCAGGCGATCGCCGACGCGCTGCAGGGCCGCCCGCTGATCATCCGGCTGCTCGACATCGGCGGCGACAAGCCCGCGCCCTATCTGCCGATCGCGGCGGAGGAAAACCCCGCGCTCGGTTTGCGCGGCATCCGCGTCGGCCTCGCCCATCCCCATGTGCTGGAAGATCAGCTCCGCGCGATCCTCGGCGTGCGCCCGATCGGCATCGCGAAGATCATGCTGCCGATGATCGCCAGCGTCGGCGAACTGCGTGCCGTCCGCGCCGTGCTCGATCGCCTGCGCGGCGAGCTCGGCATCGGCGAGAGGGTCGAACTCGGCATCATGGTCGAAACCCCTGCCGCCGCCGCCACCGCCGACCTGCTCGCCGCCGAAGCCGACTTCCTTTCGATCGGCACCAACGATCTGACGCAATACACGCTCGCCATGGACCGCGGGAACCCGGCGGTGGCGAGCGGCATCGACGGGCTCCACCCGGCGGTGCTGCGCCTGATCGCCGATACCTGCCGTGGCGCTGCCGCCCGGAGCCGCTGGGTTGGCGTGTGCGGCGGCCTTGCCTCCGATCCGCTGGCCGTGCCGATCCTGGTCGGTCTTGGCGTCACCGAGCTTTCCGCCACCGTCTCGGTCGTGCCGGAAGTGAAGGCGCTGCTCGCAACCCTGACGCTCGAGCGCGCCCGCGCCCATGCCACCGCCGCGCTGGCCTGCGCCACCGCCGCCGATGTCCGCCGTCTTGCCCGGGAATTCACCGCATGA
- the nagA gene encoding N-acetylglucosamine-6-phosphate deacetylase → MSSFRFVNGQIVTAAGTLPEAVIEVDQGRIVSISATGTGTDTIDLDGGWIVPGFIDVQVNGGGGVLFNDDPTIAGIAAIGAAHAKFGTTAFLPTLISDVPEVIARALDATDAAIEAGVPGVVGVHIEGPILNKARKGIHDADKFRGLDAGMVELLGRPRRGKVLVTLAPEMVDLADVRRLADAGVILAIGHSDAPYDTAVAAFAAGMTGVTHLYNAMSPLLHRAPGVVGAALENQTAYCGIIPDGFHVHDAALRIALAARPHDRFLLVTDAMPNVGSDMASFDLHGQHIRVEGGRLLGQDGTLAGSALDMTGAFRHMVTRIGTSPEDAAMMAAASPAAFLGLSHERGTLAPGLRADWVQMTRDFQPAGCWIGATRFP, encoded by the coding sequence ATGAGCAGTTTCCGCTTCGTCAACGGCCAGATCGTCACCGCCGCCGGCACGTTGCCGGAAGCGGTGATCGAAGTTGATCAGGGTCGCATCGTCTCGATTTCCGCCACCGGCACCGGCACCGACACGATCGATCTCGACGGCGGCTGGATCGTCCCCGGTTTCATCGACGTTCAGGTGAACGGCGGCGGCGGCGTGCTGTTCAACGACGATCCGACGATCGCGGGGATCGCCGCGATCGGTGCGGCGCATGCCAAGTTCGGTACCACCGCTTTCCTGCCGACGCTGATCAGCGACGTGCCCGAGGTGATTGCCCGTGCCCTGGACGCCACCGATGCGGCGATCGAGGCGGGCGTGCCTGGCGTCGTCGGCGTGCACATCGAAGGCCCGATCCTCAACAAGGCGCGCAAGGGCATCCACGATGCGGACAAGTTCCGCGGACTGGACGCCGGCATGGTCGAACTGCTCGGCCGCCCGCGCCGCGGCAAGGTACTGGTGACGCTCGCGCCGGAAATGGTCGATCTCGCGGATGTCCGCCGCCTGGCCGACGCGGGCGTGATCCTCGCCATCGGGCACAGCGACGCGCCCTACGACACCGCGGTCGCCGCGTTCGCGGCCGGCATGACCGGGGTGACCCATCTCTACAATGCGATGTCGCCGCTGCTGCACCGCGCGCCCGGCGTGGTCGGTGCTGCGCTGGAGAACCAGACGGCCTATTGCGGGATCATCCCCGACGGCTTTCATGTGCATGACGCGGCACTGCGGATCGCGCTGGCCGCCCGGCCGCACGATCGCTTCCTGCTTGTCACCGATGCGATGCCGAACGTGGGATCGGACATGGCCTCGTTCGATCTGCACGGCCAGCATATCCGCGTCGAAGGCGGACGCCTTCTCGGACAGGATGGTACGCTCGCCGGCTCGGCACTCGATATGACCGGCGCGTTCCGGCACATGGTCACCCGTATCGGCACCTCGCCTGAGGACGCCGCGATGATGGCCGCCGCCAGCCCCGCCGCATTCCTCGGCTTGTCGCACGAACGCGGCACGCTCGCGCCCGGCCTGCGCGCCGACTGGGTGCAGATGACCCGCGACTTCCAGCCCGCCGGGTGCTGGATCGGCGCAACCCGCTTCCCCTGA
- a CDS encoding SIS domain-containing protein: MIAEIEKPAGSVTLMASEAAEAGAAVRRLLAANGPALAALAEDLRANPPALVVTCARGSSDHSATYGKYLIETMLGVPVASAAPSVASVFEATVSTARALCIAVSQSGRSPDLLATVKAYQAAGARVVAFVNDEESPLAAMADTTIGLKAGPERSVAATKSYITALAAFAALVSEWAQDETLRSGLTVLPEQLEAARDFDWSPVVDTLREATNLFVIGRGYSFAVAQEAALKFKETCSLHAEAFSAAEVRHGPMAIVGEGFPVLAFGTSDTAGDSVREASAEFAERGARVCLADAKAGEASPLPVLAGHPALEPILMVQSFYPMVNALSLARGNNPDAPLYLRKVTETR; the protein is encoded by the coding sequence ATGATCGCTGAAATCGAAAAGCCCGCGGGTAGCGTGACGCTGATGGCGTCCGAAGCTGCCGAAGCCGGTGCAGCGGTCCGCCGCCTGCTCGCTGCCAACGGCCCGGCACTTGCCGCGCTGGCGGAAGACCTTCGCGCCAATCCGCCTGCCCTTGTCGTCACCTGCGCTCGCGGCTCCTCGGATCATTCGGCAACCTATGGCAAATATCTGATCGAGACGATGCTGGGCGTGCCGGTGGCATCCGCCGCCCCCTCGGTCGCATCGGTATTCGAGGCCACGGTCTCCACCGCGCGCGCGCTGTGCATCGCGGTATCGCAGAGCGGCCGGAGCCCGGACCTGCTCGCCACCGTCAAGGCCTATCAGGCAGCCGGCGCCCGCGTCGTCGCCTTCGTCAACGACGAGGAATCGCCGCTTGCCGCGATGGCCGACACCACCATTGGCCTCAAGGCGGGTCCCGAACGCTCGGTCGCCGCGACCAAGTCGTACATTACCGCGTTGGCCGCCTTCGCCGCGCTCGTCTCCGAATGGGCGCAGGACGAGACACTGCGCTCGGGCCTGACTGTGCTGCCAGAACAGCTCGAAGCGGCCCGGGATTTCGATTGGTCACCGGTTGTGGACACGCTGCGCGAGGCGACCAACCTGTTCGTGATCGGCCGGGGCTACAGCTTCGCCGTCGCCCAGGAAGCCGCGCTCAAGTTCAAGGAAACCTGCAGCCTGCACGCCGAGGCGTTCAGCGCCGCGGAAGTACGCCACGGCCCGATGGCGATCGTCGGCGAAGGCTTTCCCGTGCTCGCCTTCGGCACGTCGGACACGGCGGGCGACAGCGTCCGCGAAGCCTCGGCCGAATTCGCCGAGCGCGGCGCGCGCGTCTGCCTGGCCGACGCCAAGGCCGGCGAAGCCTCGCCGCTGCCGGTACTCGCCGGTCACCCGGCGCTGGAGCCGATCCTGATGGTCCAGAGCTTTTACCCGATGGTCAACGCGCTCTCGCTGGCGCGCGGCAATAATCCCGATGCGCCGCTGTATCTCCGCAAGGTGACCGAGACTCGATGA
- a CDS encoding copper homeostasis protein CutC, with amino-acid sequence MRRLLEVCVEDVAGIDAAIAGGADRIELCAALAVGGLTPPASLIAAAAQAPIPVHLLARPRDGNFAYTAAEAALVAADIRAAAEAGLAGVVIGASRADQSLDADLLAQWIAVARSCDRPLSLTLHRAFDLCPDAPAGLETAIALGFDRILTSGGAPRAVDGIGTLARLVAAAGDRLTILPGSGIDSTTLPAILKTGAREVHASCRSPQGAVDAREIAFGFQTGPRLVTDPIKIAGLRKLLDVQASA; translated from the coding sequence ATGCGGCGATTGCTCGAAGTGTGCGTGGAAGACGTGGCGGGGATCGACGCAGCGATCGCCGGAGGGGCCGATCGGATCGAACTGTGCGCGGCCCTGGCGGTAGGCGGCCTCACCCCGCCCGCTTCGCTGATCGCGGCAGCGGCGCAGGCGCCGATCCCGGTCCATTTGCTCGCCCGTCCCCGCGACGGCAATTTCGCCTATACGGCCGCCGAGGCTGCGCTGGTGGCGGCCGATATCCGCGCCGCGGCCGAGGCAGGTCTGGCGGGCGTGGTGATCGGCGCGAGCCGCGCGGACCAAAGCCTCGATGCTGACCTGCTAGCCCAGTGGATCGCAGTCGCGCGCAGTTGCGACCGCCCCCTGTCGCTGACCCTTCATCGCGCCTTCGACCTGTGCCCCGATGCGCCTGCGGGCCTTGAGACGGCGATCGCGCTCGGCTTCGATCGCATCCTTACCTCGGGGGGCGCCCCACGAGCGGTCGACGGGATCGGGACGCTCGCCCGACTGGTGGCGGCGGCGGGCGACCGATTGACGATCCTGCCCGGCAGCGGGATCGACAGCACGACGCTGCCGGCGATCCTGAAAACGGGCGCGCGCGAGGTCCATGCGTCCTGCCGCAGCCCGCAAGGCGCTGTCGACGCTCGGGAAATTGCCTTCGGGTTTCAAACCGGCCCGCGGCTTGTGACCGATCCCATCAAGATCGCAGGCTTGCGGAAATTGCTCGATGTGCAAGCTAGTGCTTGA
- a CDS encoding replication-associated recombination protein A translates to MADLFATHEQPAADSNPTGGPLADRLRPQKLDDVVGQEHLTGPQGAIGRMVAAGKLSSIIFWGPPGTGKTTMSRLLADAVGLRFVAISAVFSGVADLKKVFAEARDHARIGKRTLLFVDEIHRFNRAQQDGFLPYVEDGTVTLVGATTENPSFELNAALLSRAQVLILHRLDHEALTQLLDRAEALVERPLPLTPEARDALVASADGDGRFLLNQAETLFSVQFEAPLDPAGLSAFLQRRVAVYDKDREGHYNLISALHKSVRGSDPQAALYYLARMLTAGEEPLYLLRRLVRMAVEDIGMADPNALVQCMAAKDTYDFLGSPEGELAIVQACLYLATAPKSNAAYKAQKAAWKVAKETGSLMPPQNILNAPTKLMKQIGYGAGYTYDHDAEGGFSGDDYWPAEMEPQTFYVPTDRGHEKRVSERLAWWAAMREKRRDG, encoded by the coding sequence ATGGCCGACCTTTTCGCGACCCACGAACAACCCGCCGCGGATTCCAACCCGACCGGCGGCCCGCTCGCTGACCGGCTGCGTCCGCAGAAGCTCGACGACGTCGTCGGGCAGGAGCACCTCACCGGCCCGCAGGGTGCGATCGGGCGCATGGTCGCCGCGGGCAAGCTCAGCTCGATCATCTTCTGGGGGCCGCCGGGCACGGGCAAGACCACCATGTCGCGGCTGCTCGCCGACGCAGTGGGCTTGCGCTTCGTCGCGATCTCGGCGGTGTTTTCGGGCGTCGCCGATCTCAAGAAGGTATTCGCCGAGGCGCGCGATCATGCCCGGATCGGCAAGCGGACGCTGTTATTCGTCGACGAGATCCACCGCTTCAACCGTGCCCAACAGGACGGCTTCCTGCCCTATGTCGAGGACGGGACGGTCACGCTGGTCGGCGCCACGACGGAGAACCCCTCGTTCGAGCTCAACGCCGCGTTGCTGAGCCGCGCACAGGTGCTGATCCTGCACCGGCTCGACCATGAGGCGCTCACCCAATTGCTCGACCGCGCCGAGGCGCTGGTGGAACGTCCCCTTCCGCTGACACCCGAGGCGCGCGACGCGCTGGTGGCGAGCGCGGACGGCGACGGCCGTTTCCTGCTCAATCAGGCCGAGACCTTGTTCTCGGTGCAGTTCGAAGCACCACTCGATCCCGCCGGGCTGTCTGCCTTCCTCCAGCGCCGCGTCGCGGTCTACGACAAGGATCGCGAAGGGCATTACAACCTGATCTCCGCGTTGCACAAATCGGTGCGCGGCTCCGATCCGCAGGCGGCGCTCTATTATCTGGCGCGCATGCTCACGGCGGGGGAAGAGCCGCTGTACCTGCTCCGCAGGCTCGTCCGCATGGCGGTGGAGGATATCGGCATGGCCGATCCCAATGCGCTGGTGCAGTGCATGGCCGCCAAGGACACCTACGACTTTCTCGGCTCCCCGGAAGGCGAACTGGCCATCGTACAAGCATGTCTCTACCTGGCGACAGCGCCCAAATCGAACGCCGCCTACAAGGCGCAAAAGGCAGCCTGGAAGGTCGCGAAGGAAACCGGCTCGCTGATGCCGCCGCAGAACATCCTCAACGCACCGACCAAGCTGATGAAGCAGATCGGCTATGGCGCGGGCTATACCTACGACCATGATGCCGAGGGCGGCTTTTCCGGCGACGATTACTGGCCGGCGGAGATGGAGCCGCAGACCTTCTACGTGCCCACCGATCGCGGACACGAGAAGCGCGTCTCCGAACGACTCGCCTGGTGGGCAGCGATGCGGGAGAAGCGCCGCGATGGATGA
- the ubiM gene encoding 5-demethoxyubiquinol-8 5-hydroxylase UbiM, which yields MDCDVVIVGGGPAGLAFARSLEGSGLQVVLLERAPEAALANPRFDGREIALTHGSKRILEALGAWERLPADEIAPMRAAKVLNGDSPFALSFTAGGGADEQLGYLVPNHRIRAALYDAVKQQLGLQLVTGAEVVHARSGATGPRAEVLLSSGEIVRARLLVVADSRMSKTREALGIAADVHPLGRSMLVARVRHELPHERVALEWFDHRQTLALLPLNGRLASAVLTLPEDAARRVAAFDDAALGRDLTRRFRQRLGRMEVVSDRQLYPLVTTWAHQFVTGRAVLIGDAAVGMHPVTAHGFNLGLSGQALLADEVRGAVRRGMDPALPAALRRFENGHRAACQPLYTGTNLLVRLFTDERLPARAMRHAVLRLGAGLPFVQPSVRAMLTH from the coding sequence ATGGACTGCGACGTCGTCATCGTTGGAGGAGGGCCGGCAGGGCTCGCCTTTGCGCGTTCGCTGGAAGGCAGCGGGCTTCAAGTCGTGCTGCTTGAACGCGCACCGGAGGCAGCGCTGGCGAACCCCCGCTTCGACGGGCGCGAGATCGCACTCACCCATGGATCAAAACGCATCCTCGAAGCGCTCGGCGCCTGGGAGCGGCTGCCGGCCGACGAAATCGCACCGATGCGCGCGGCGAAGGTGCTCAACGGTGACTCGCCCTTCGCCCTCAGCTTCACTGCGGGGGGCGGGGCCGACGAACAGCTCGGCTATCTCGTGCCCAACCATCGCATCCGCGCGGCGCTGTACGATGCAGTGAAGCAGCAACTCGGGCTGCAGCTGGTGACCGGCGCGGAGGTCGTCCACGCACGCTCGGGCGCCACCGGACCGCGGGCGGAGGTGCTGCTATCCTCGGGCGAGATCGTGCGCGCCCGCCTCCTGGTGGTGGCGGATTCACGCATGTCCAAAACCCGCGAGGCGCTGGGGATCGCCGCCGACGTTCATCCGCTCGGCCGCTCGATGCTGGTGGCGCGCGTGCGGCACGAGCTGCCGCACGAACGCGTCGCGCTCGAGTGGTTCGATCATCGCCAGACGCTGGCGCTGCTGCCGCTGAACGGAAGGCTGGCGAGTGCGGTGCTGACGCTGCCCGAGGACGCCGCACGGCGGGTGGCGGCGTTCGACGATGCGGCGCTCGGCCGCGATCTTACCCGTCGCTTTCGCCAGCGGCTTGGGCGGATGGAGGTGGTCAGCGACCGGCAGCTCTATCCGCTAGTCACCACCTGGGCGCATCAGTTCGTCACCGGCCGTGCGGTGCTGATCGGCGACGCGGCGGTGGGGATGCACCCCGTGACGGCGCATGGATTCAACCTGGGGCTCAGCGGCCAGGCGCTGCTCGCCGACGAGGTGCGGGGGGCGGTGCGGCGCGGGATGGACCCGGCGCTGCCGGCGGCGCTGCGACGGTTCGAGAACGGACACCGCGCGGCGTGCCAGCCGCTCTATACCGGCACCAACCTGCTGGTGCGGCTGTTCACCGATGAGCGTTTGCCCGCGCGCGCGATGCGGCATGCGGTGCTGCGGCTGGGCGCGGGGTTGCCGTTCGTGCAGCCCAGCGTGCGGGCGATGCTGACGCACTGA
- a CDS encoding PadR family transcriptional regulator, which translates to MAFGMEERGRGGRGRRMFGGDELRLILLKLIEEAPRHGYDLIREIEARSNGAYAPSPGVVYPTLTMLDDMDLIAEHKSDGAKKQFAITEAGSAHLAENAAEVAALFERLADLGERHARTHGGPVRRAMHNLKTVLAASVFDDEVDAERLHAIAEILDEAARKIERL; encoded by the coding sequence ATGGCCTTCGGCATGGAGGAGCGTGGCCGGGGCGGCCGCGGTCGACGCATGTTCGGCGGCGATGAGCTTCGCCTAATCCTGCTCAAGCTGATCGAAGAGGCCCCGCGCCATGGCTATGACCTGATCCGCGAAATCGAGGCGCGTTCAAACGGCGCCTATGCGCCCAGCCCGGGGGTCGTATACCCCACGCTGACCATGCTCGACGACATGGACCTGATCGCCGAACACAAGAGCGATGGCGCCAAGAAGCAGTTCGCCATTACCGAGGCGGGATCCGCGCACCTCGCGGAGAATGCAGCGGAAGTCGCGGCGCTGTTCGAACGGTTGGCCGACCTGGGCGAGCGTCATGCCCGCACCCATGGCGGGCCGGTGCGTCGGGCGATGCACAACCTCAAGACCGTCCTTGCCGCCAGCGTGTTCGACGACGAGGTAGATGCCGAGCGCCTGCACGCGATCGCGGAGATCCTCGACGAGGCCGCGCGCAAGATCGAGCGGCTCTGA
- a CDS encoding DUF2218 domain-containing protein: MTATSFSARALVPTEHASRYLQQLCKHWQHNLQVEFTPDNGTVIFPKDARGANHPGDAVVTFNVAETGLDIRVDASSEEQLEGLKGAVARHLDRFAFREGELQYNWQ; this comes from the coding sequence ATGACTGCAACCAGCTTTAGCGCCCGGGCACTGGTGCCCACCGAACACGCCAGCCGCTATCTTCAGCAGCTGTGCAAGCATTGGCAGCACAATCTGCAGGTGGAGTTCACCCCCGATAACGGCACGGTGATCTTCCCGAAGGATGCACGCGGTGCCAATCACCCCGGCGACGCGGTGGTGACCTTCAACGTCGCGGAAACCGGACTCGACATTCGCGTCGACGCCAGTTCGGAAGAGCAGCTCGAGGGGCTGAAGGGCGCGGTCGCCCGCCACCTTGATCGTTTCGCGTTTCGCGAGGGCGAGCTGCAGTATAACTGGCAATAA
- a CDS encoding collagen-binding domain-containing protein, with translation MRRLSLSVVTAALLATGAHAAPGDAAAGLQALRELNLVVFGTLSTNGQEVEGRSFVGSLAAANFTNFGIGSTSQGSAASSYDVLSVVGNATGSFRLKAGYANGSNANPLGDTARIGGNVGYIDFNDANGAIGKLVAGGNLTTQFNVNNHKVTYGGTAAGGINGAVKDASLAAGGANDVAAGLAVQMSALSNNLTALSTQLASLKALDTISPTSSALNYSGATGGYAVFTMTEAAFTDQNANFDNLFKGMPSGVTTIINVLGTNLTERGNVNDKALNQNVIWNFSQAQSLSLKGFHGTVLAPLASLVNSSAIEGTIVAKSMQLNGEVHLGTYAGTSSFLGTSAVPEPASWALLLFGFGTLGGVLRKRRALALA, from the coding sequence ATGCGCCGCTTGTCTCTGTCTGTTGTCACCGCTGCCCTTCTCGCAACGGGTGCGCACGCCGCACCGGGCGACGCGGCCGCCGGCCTGCAGGCGCTTCGCGAACTCAATCTCGTCGTGTTCGGCACGCTGAGCACCAATGGCCAGGAAGTCGAAGGCCGCAGCTTCGTCGGGTCCCTGGCGGCAGCGAATTTCACCAATTTCGGTATCGGCTCGACCAGCCAGGGCTCGGCAGCTTCTAGCTATGACGTGCTCAGCGTCGTCGGCAACGCCACCGGCTCGTTCCGTCTCAAGGCAGGCTATGCCAATGGCAGCAACGCCAATCCGCTCGGCGATACCGCCCGGATCGGCGGCAATGTCGGCTATATCGATTTCAACGACGCGAACGGCGCGATCGGCAAGCTCGTTGCGGGCGGCAATCTGACGACGCAGTTCAACGTCAACAACCACAAGGTGACCTATGGCGGCACCGCGGCAGGGGGCATCAACGGCGCGGTGAAGGACGCCAGCCTGGCTGCCGGCGGCGCCAACGACGTGGCAGCAGGCCTCGCCGTGCAGATGAGCGCGCTGAGCAACAACCTCACCGCGCTGTCTACCCAGCTGGCCAGCCTCAAGGCGCTGGACACGATCAGCCCGACCAGCAGCGCGCTCAACTATTCGGGTGCTACCGGCGGCTATGCCGTGTTCACCATGACCGAGGCGGCGTTTACCGATCAGAACGCCAATTTCGACAACCTGTTCAAGGGCATGCCGAGCGGCGTCACCACCATCATCAACGTGCTGGGCACCAACCTGACGGAGCGCGGCAACGTCAACGACAAGGCGCTGAACCAGAACGTGATCTGGAACTTCAGCCAGGCGCAGAGCCTGTCGCTGAAGGGCTTCCACGGCACGGTGCTCGCGCCGCTCGCTTCACTGGTCAACAGCAGCGCGATCGAAGGCACCATCGTCGCCAAGTCGATGCAGCTGAACGGCGAGGTGCATCTCGGCACCTATGCGGGCACCAGCAGCTTCCTCGGCACCAGCGCGGTACCGGAACCGGCGAGCTGGGCGCTGCTGTTGTTCGGCTTCGGCACGCTGGGCGGCGTGCTGCGCAAGCGCCGTGCGCTGGCCCTTGCCTGA